ATATTAGCGAGGTGGTCTGCACATTTGTTGGCCACCCTATAAGCATGTCTAGAAATGATTGTGTCAAACTACTGGCACAAATTCCTACAATCATCGCTCATCTATCAACTTCCTCTCTATCAATTTCCTAActcctctttttctctctcctcattttctttttcatggtCGCTATCctttctctcattttaccaCTTCATTCtttagtttttaattttattttttattattaaataaaaatctttttaATTCTACAAAatgatttatatatgtttaaatATTATCTATACTATTACATAAAGCCAGAGATGAGGATTTCGTctcacttttatttttcaaagtcacccttattatttattatacaattaattaggaaaatcacccttattatttattattcaattaattaggACCATCATATTAgaaacaaaaaagtaaaagcagaagaaaaaatttacttgCTATCTCTTTCTCACTCATCCTATTTTCTCTCACTTTTCCACTTTTTACTcattttcctctctctttgCCCTTTTTGGCTGCCCACCCCCTTGTTTACAAACTGATTCTATTTTTTAGTCCTATAAGTAGGGATGAAAATTCTCTAGCGAAAAGTAATTATACATTTGCACAGATTTTAAaggaatattaaaaaaaaatatcaaaggCGCATAGCGCGGGTACTgcatcttatatatatatatatatacacacacactctTCATTCTAAGAAAATATACACAAACTTCATTCTAAGAATAATGTAGAAATCGACTTACAAAAGACTAATATGCCAATTGTACCAATGATCATTACAATGGAAGCCATGCACCTGATTATATGTCACTAGTCACTAATAACTGATTAGAAGATCCAGTCAAAGTTTGATGAACTTATACGTACTGCACGACCCAATGGGGAAACTTTCATCACATCGAGGACCATCTCCTCTCTTATTGACATACCCCGGGTACCTCCTGGGCATAAACTTGTCTTTATCGAGCAAGTACAACCCAACTTTCTTGGCCAGACCGACTATGTCCCATGCGCTGAAAGGATAGGCTGTCTTGTGGGTAATATGAACTTGCCCATTGTAACTCAGTATCGAGCTTGCACTCTTGAGGAACCCTTCAACGAGTTCCTGGTGAGCCCTGAATTATTATTACACAACAGGTAAACACATCAATTGATAATATCAACGAGTTTCTGGTAAAATTctttttagttatatatagtTATGTACAATGTAGTCCAAGAGAGATTttagtgtgtatatatatatacacttacTTAATCTGTAGTGGGTCATCCTCTTTGTTGAAGAAACCTGCATGGGGGAAATTATATACGATACGGTCGAAAGACTTAAGTACGAGGCTCGGGTGTGTGCTCATTGTGTGGGCATTCACTCCATGCAGAACTGTACATTCCCGATCCTCAAGCTCTTTTAAGTTGATGCTGGCTCTCGAATACTTCCACTCCAAGCTCACTTCAATCCGTAAGAGGTGGCATTATATAAATCATATTATTATTGGTATGTATGTTGGGCCAAAACAgataaatagtaaaatgagCATTGTGTCAACCTATCAATCAAGTTATATGTACCTCGGGAATCTAGGGAAGTGGCGACAATGTGAGGAGCAGAGCCGAAAGCTCGAGCTAAGCAGGCTGCAAAGGAGAAGTCAC
Above is a window of Punica granatum isolate Tunisia-2019 chromosome 7, ASM765513v2, whole genome shotgun sequence DNA encoding:
- the LOC116214555 gene encoding uncharacterized protein At4g26485-like, translated to MDYSSNHCILLVGEGDFSFAACLARAFGSAPHIVATSLDSRVSLEWKYSRASINLKELEDRECTVLHGVNAHTMSTHPSLVLKSFDRIVYNFPHAGFFNKEDDPLQIKAHQELVEGFLKSASSILSYNGQVHITHKTAYPFSAWDIVGLAKKVGLYLLDKDKFMPRRYPGYVNKRGDGPRCDESFPIGSCSTYKFIKL